The following proteins are co-located in the Nonlabens ponticola genome:
- a CDS encoding sigma-70 family RNA polymerase sigma factor, translating into MPEVKLDPNKWVDRYGDYLFNYTITRVNDSALAQDIVSETFLAGLKSAHRFEGNSTERTWLVSILKRKIIDQYRKQNSKKGRAEVRVSYLETSDQEGDWLEERVQDMRNPTIEDEIEQQELGDALNACIQNLPERYATIFVKKSIDNIDTETICKEHDVTPSNLWVILHRARVQLMECLKDKWFNENE; encoded by the coding sequence ATGCCAGAAGTAAAACTAGATCCTAACAAATGGGTAGATCGCTACGGCGACTACCTATTCAATTACACCATTACTCGAGTGAATGACTCGGCATTGGCGCAGGATATAGTTTCAGAAACTTTTCTCGCAGGACTTAAAAGTGCGCATCGTTTTGAGGGAAATAGTACTGAGCGCACATGGCTGGTCTCAATTCTCAAACGCAAGATTATTGATCAATACCGCAAGCAAAATTCAAAAAAAGGTCGCGCCGAAGTGCGGGTAAGCTACCTGGAGACATCAGATCAAGAGGGCGACTGGCTGGAAGAACGTGTACAGGATATGCGCAATCCTACCATCGAGGATGAGATTGAACAGCAAGAGCTAGGTGATGCACTCAACGCTTGTATTCAAAACCTACCTGAACGATACGCTACCATTTTTGTGAAAAAGTCTATTGACAATATTGATACAGAAACTATCTGTAAGGAACATGATGTGACGCCGTCAAATTTATGGGTAATATTGCACCGCGCTAGAGTGCAGCTGATGGAATGCTTAAAAGATAAATGGTTTAACGAGAACGAGTAA
- the purE gene encoding 5-(carboxyamino)imidazole ribonucleotide mutase has protein sequence MNKKVAIIMGSTSDLPIMQQAIDILKELDIETEVDVVSAHRTPEKMFDFGTTAHERGIAVIIAGAGGAAHLPGMVASLSPLPVIGVPVKSSNSIDGWDSVLSILQMPGGVPVATVALDGGKNAGILAAQIIGATQEDMRSRIMAYKQSLKEKVIAGSKQLRDNG, from the coding sequence ATGAATAAAAAAGTCGCCATTATCATGGGTAGTACCAGCGATCTGCCCATCATGCAGCAAGCCATTGATATTCTTAAGGAATTGGACATCGAGACCGAGGTTGATGTGGTCAGTGCGCATCGCACACCAGAGAAAATGTTTGATTTTGGCACCACAGCTCACGAGCGTGGCATTGCTGTAATTATCGCTGGCGCTGGCGGCGCAGCTCACTTGCCTGGTATGGTGGCGAGTTTATCACCATTACCTGTAATCGGTGTTCCTGTAAAGTCTAGCAATAGCATCGACGGCTGGGATAGCGTGCTGTCCATCCTACAAATGCCAGGTGGCGTTCCTGTGGCAACGGTAGCCCTTGATGGTGGTAAAAATGCAGGTATTCTCGCAGCGCAAATAATTGGTGCCACTCAAGAAGATATGCGATCTAGAATTATGGCCTACAAGCAATCGCTCAAGGAAAAAGTGATTGCAGGATCAAAGCAACTGCGTGATAATGGCTAG
- a CDS encoding UbiA prenyltransferase family protein, with the protein MNLSRRLIKFYVDSSLHVALGLTSLTIVSFLKFNLPIELKTIALVFFSTVSGYNLIKYSHQWRTDLNHHLAILCLSTVFALFSMVLLSFHNWLTIAIIASVTFISVWYVLPKQYGLSLRRMPIMKLIAVGITWALMSIALPIAESELLFFFLRVPSFLTILFTQTVLLVMVWCLPFEIRDLKVDDPNLKTLPQLIGVPLTKVVGYILLIACGLLGILVDNYDNGWNETDILIYLLTALLLYFSTQSRSDYYASLVVESIPVLWMILLIIAD; encoded by the coding sequence ATGAACTTATCAAGGCGCTTGATTAAATTTTATGTGGACAGTAGTTTGCATGTTGCGCTTGGGCTCACATCGCTTACCATCGTTAGCTTTTTGAAGTTTAATTTGCCGATCGAATTGAAGACTATAGCGTTGGTATTTTTTAGCACAGTCTCAGGGTACAACTTGATCAAGTATAGTCACCAATGGCGCACAGATTTGAACCACCATTTGGCTATATTATGTTTGAGTACCGTTTTTGCCCTATTTAGTATGGTGCTATTGTCGTTTCATAATTGGTTGACAATTGCAATAATTGCTAGTGTTACATTTATCAGTGTTTGGTATGTCTTACCAAAACAATATGGCTTGAGCCTGCGTAGAATGCCCATAATGAAATTGATTGCCGTAGGTATAACGTGGGCATTGATGAGTATAGCGCTGCCAATTGCGGAAAGTGAGCTACTCTTCTTTTTTCTTAGAGTGCCTAGTTTTTTAACAATTTTATTTACACAGACAGTGCTGCTAGTAATGGTGTGGTGCTTGCCATTTGAAATAAGAGATCTTAAAGTTGATGACCCTAACTTAAAAACGTTGCCGCAACTTATCGGAGTTCCTTTAACAAAGGTTGTGGGCTACATATTATTGATCGCTTGTGGATTACTTGGGATTTTAGTCGACAATTATGACAATGGATGGAACGAGACTGATATATTAATTTATCTCTTAACAGCCCTGTTACTTTACTTTTCAACTCAAAGCAGGTCAGATTATTATGCCTCGCTTGTTGTGGAATCCATACCTGTCTTATGGATGATTTTGCTAATTATCGCTGATTAG
- the msrB gene encoding peptide-methionine (R)-S-oxide reductase MsrB has translation MTEEEFKSKLTPEQYHILREKGTERPFTGEYNTHYEDGVYSCAACGNELYKSEAKFDSGCGWPSFDDEIEGAIERKRDATHGMIRTEILCANCGSHLGHVFNDGPTNTGIRHCVNSLSLDFEKK, from the coding sequence ATGACAGAAGAAGAATTCAAGAGTAAACTCACGCCAGAACAGTATCATATCCTTAGAGAAAAAGGCACTGAGCGACCATTTACAGGTGAGTATAACACACATTATGAAGATGGCGTGTATAGCTGTGCTGCTTGCGGTAACGAGCTCTACAAATCTGAAGCAAAATTTGACAGTGGTTGCGGCTGGCCATCCTTTGACGATGAGATTGAAGGTGCTATCGAGCGCAAACGCGATGCCACACACGGCATGATACGCACCGAGATTTTATGTGCCAATTGCGGTAGCCATTTGGGTCACGTATTCAATGATGGACCTACCAACACAGGCATCAGACACTGTGTAAATAGTTTGAGTCTTGACTTTGAGAAGAAGTAG
- a CDS encoding DNA-3-methyladenine glycosylase produces MNKLPQSYYEKQDVVFLARDLIGKTIVSIIDGNRTSGIITETEAYRGYDDKACHAHLGRFTDRTKIMYETGGVAYVYLCYGIHHLFNIITNTQDNADAILIRAVEPIDGIDIMKQRRGKEKLDKTLTSGPGNFSKAFALDKSHYGADLTGDTVWIEESNKSIDPEEIIISKRIGIDYADEDKDLPWRFYLNTSKFVSKR; encoded by the coding sequence ATGAACAAATTACCGCAGTCCTATTATGAGAAACAAGACGTTGTTTTTCTCGCCAGAGATTTAATAGGTAAAACCATTGTATCTATAATTGATGGCAACCGCACTAGCGGAATCATCACAGAGACTGAAGCCTACAGAGGTTATGATGACAAAGCTTGTCATGCGCATTTAGGCAGGTTTACAGATCGCACCAAAATTATGTATGAGACTGGTGGCGTGGCTTACGTTTACCTATGTTACGGAATCCATCATTTGTTCAATATCATTACCAATACTCAGGATAATGCAGATGCGATATTAATACGAGCTGTGGAGCCTATTGATGGTATTGACATTATGAAGCAACGTCGTGGCAAGGAAAAGCTGGACAAGACTTTGACCTCAGGTCCTGGTAATTTTAGCAAGGCCTTTGCGCTGGACAAATCTCATTACGGCGCAGATCTTACCGGCGATACCGTATGGATTGAAGAATCAAATAAATCCATTGATCCTGAGGAAATCATTATAAGCAAGCGCATAGGTATTGACTATGCCGATGAGGATAAAGATCTACCGTGGCGTTTTTACCTCAATACTTCAAAATTTGTGAGCAAGCGTTAG
- the msrB gene encoding peptide-methionine (R)-S-oxide reductase MsrB, translated as MKQFIAAAILVSAVSCKSNAQEGNETAMADDQRKEYEITKTEQEWQKQLTAEEFNVLREAGTERPFTSPLNDETSPGTLVCAACKAPVYDNKHKFKSGTGWPSYDRAIDGQVERDVDYKIGYARTELKCATCGSHLGHEFDDGPRDTTGKRHCINGVALDFVPEGQELPPLNRD; from the coding sequence ATCAAGCAATTTATAGCAGCTGCAATCCTGGTAAGTGCCGTTTCCTGTAAGTCTAACGCACAGGAAGGCAATGAAACTGCCATGGCAGACGACCAGCGAAAAGAATATGAAATCACTAAAACGGAGCAAGAATGGCAAAAGCAACTCACCGCCGAGGAATTCAATGTACTGCGCGAGGCAGGAACTGAGCGACCGTTCACAAGTCCGCTGAATGATGAGACGAGTCCAGGAACACTGGTTTGTGCAGCTTGCAAGGCGCCTGTTTATGACAACAAACACAAATTCAAGTCAGGAACTGGATGGCCTAGTTATGACCGCGCCATCGATGGTCAAGTAGAACGTGATGTAGATTATAAAATTGGCTATGCTCGTACGGAGCTCAAATGCGCGACTTGTGGTAGTCATTTGGGTCACGAGTTTGACGACGGACCAAGAGATACAACGGGTAAGCGTCACTGTATAAATGGTGTGGCACTGGATTTTGTGCCAGAAGGACAGGAACTGCCACCATTGAATAGAGATTAA
- a CDS encoding M3 family metallopeptidase: MSKSNPLLSTFKTPFDTAPFSAIDEAHFEPAFAKAISLAQSQIDDIVNNSQPATFTNTIEALDSSGDTLSRISSIFFNLNSAETTDEIQRIAREVSPILSKFGNDVTLNQELFKRVKSVYDQRDELTLDPEQATLLEKQYKRFARNGANLTEESKTRLREIDVRLAQLTLGFGENVLAATQEFELHIEDKDQLAGLPDTALEAAADEAKSREKSGYVFTLDYPSYLPFMTYADNRELREKLSKAFGARAYSGEHSNQDNVLEIVQLRYERAQLLGYETHAHFVLEERMAMSPERVNEFSQELLEKAKPAAKSEFEELTGFAHQYLKENKLPSIKKLQKWDGAYFVEKMKKQRFDLDDELLKPYFKLENVIDGAFEIAQRLYGLSFKLNKEIDTYHEDVMVYEARNEDGSLNSIFYADFFPRKGKRNGAWMTSFKEQYMDSDKNVRPHVSIVCNFTKPTQTKPSLLTFNEVTTLFHEFGHALHGMLANTTYKGLSGTSVFWDFVELPSQVLENWCYEKESLELFAKHYETGEVIPAKYIDKIKKASNFHEGLQTLRQLSFGMLDMSWHGVDPSGIDNVKKYERKTFEHTDLYPDVESSCMSTAFSHIFQGGYSAGYYSYKWAEVLDADAFELFKEKGIFNREVATRFKDHVLSKGGTENPMLLYTRFRGSEPKIDALLKRAGLVA, from the coding sequence ATGAGTAAAAGCAATCCATTACTGTCCACGTTTAAGACACCGTTTGATACCGCACCATTTTCCGCTATCGATGAGGCGCATTTTGAGCCCGCTTTCGCGAAAGCGATATCCCTAGCCCAATCTCAAATAGACGACATAGTCAATAATTCCCAGCCAGCGACATTCACAAATACCATCGAGGCGCTGGACAGCAGCGGTGATACATTGAGCCGTATAAGTTCCATATTTTTCAATTTGAACAGTGCCGAAACCACTGACGAGATCCAACGCATCGCCCGTGAGGTGAGTCCTATTCTCTCCAAATTTGGGAACGATGTGACGCTCAATCAGGAGCTTTTCAAACGAGTCAAAAGCGTTTATGATCAGCGCGACGAGTTAACACTTGATCCTGAACAAGCAACGCTACTAGAAAAACAATACAAGAGATTTGCTCGCAACGGTGCCAATCTTACAGAAGAAAGCAAGACAAGATTACGCGAGATTGACGTGCGCCTAGCGCAATTGACGCTAGGATTTGGTGAGAACGTTCTTGCCGCAACGCAGGAATTTGAATTGCACATTGAAGACAAGGATCAACTCGCTGGTTTGCCAGATACCGCGCTGGAAGCTGCAGCAGATGAGGCAAAAAGCCGCGAGAAATCGGGCTACGTTTTTACATTGGATTATCCTAGTTACCTACCTTTTATGACTTATGCAGACAATCGTGAGCTGCGTGAGAAATTATCGAAAGCCTTTGGTGCTAGAGCCTACAGCGGAGAGCATAGCAATCAGGATAATGTTTTGGAAATTGTACAGCTGCGTTATGAACGTGCGCAATTACTAGGATATGAGACTCATGCACATTTTGTGCTGGAAGAACGCATGGCCATGTCACCAGAGCGCGTCAATGAGTTCTCACAAGAATTGCTGGAGAAAGCAAAGCCGGCCGCCAAATCAGAGTTTGAAGAACTAACTGGCTTTGCCCATCAATATCTTAAAGAAAATAAACTGCCATCCATCAAGAAATTACAAAAATGGGATGGTGCTTATTTTGTCGAGAAAATGAAAAAACAGCGGTTTGATCTTGATGATGAATTGCTCAAACCTTATTTCAAGCTAGAAAATGTAATTGATGGCGCCTTTGAAATTGCACAGCGATTGTATGGACTGAGCTTTAAGTTGAATAAAGAAATAGACACCTATCACGAGGATGTAATGGTGTATGAGGCACGCAATGAAGATGGCTCACTTAACAGCATTTTCTACGCAGATTTCTTTCCGCGTAAAGGGAAGCGAAATGGTGCGTGGATGACTAGTTTCAAAGAACAGTACATGGATAGCGATAAAAACGTGAGACCGCATGTATCTATCGTCTGTAATTTTACCAAGCCAACCCAAACCAAACCGTCTCTGCTCACATTCAATGAGGTGACGACCCTATTTCATGAATTTGGACATGCGCTTCACGGTATGCTTGCAAACACGACCTATAAAGGATTGTCAGGAACATCAGTATTTTGGGATTTTGTAGAGTTGCCTAGTCAAGTATTGGAAAACTGGTGCTATGAAAAAGAATCTCTAGAACTTTTTGCCAAACATTATGAGACTGGTGAAGTCATTCCAGCAAAGTATATCGACAAAATCAAGAAAGCATCCAACTTTCATGAGGGCTTGCAAACATTACGACAACTATCCTTTGGTATGCTGGATATGAGTTGGCATGGTGTAGATCCATCAGGAATTGACAATGTAAAGAAATATGAGCGCAAGACCTTTGAACACACAGATTTATATCCAGATGTAGAAAGTAGTTGCATGAGTACCGCTTTCTCGCATATCTTTCAAGGTGGATATAGTGCAGGATACTATTCTTACAAATGGGCCGAAGTCTTGGATGCTGACGCTTTTGAATTATTTAAAGAGAAAGGCATTTTCAACCGTGAGGTAGCCACTAGGTTTAAAGACCATGTGCTATCAAAAGGTGGAACTGAAAATCCAATGTTGTTATATACTCGCTTCCGCGGAAGCGAACCCAAAATAGACGCGCTGCTCAAAAGAGCTGGTCTCGTCGCATAA
- the htpG gene encoding molecular chaperone HtpG yields MSQQGKINVAVENIFPLIKKFLYSDHEIFLRELISNATDATLKLKHLASIGEASVELGDQQIEVKIDKDGKKLHIIDQGIGMTEDEVQKYINEVAFSGAEEFLEKYKDTASDSGIIGHFGLGFYSAFMVADKVEIMTKSYKDEPAVHWSCDGSPNYTIEAADKKDFGTEIILHISDDEQEFLEESRIRELLVKYNKFMPVPIKFGTKTITLDKPEDAKEDDPAPTEEVDNIINNPNPAWTKQPSELEDKDYKEFYIELYPMQFEEPLFNIHLNVDYPFNLTGILYFPKMTQDLNVQKDRIQLYQNQVFVTDNVEGIVPEFLTMLRGVIDSPDIPLNVSRSYLQADGAVKKISSYITRKVADKLKSLFNEDRKAFEEKWNDIKIVIEYGMLSEEKFFEKSDAFALYPTVDGTYYTWSELMDKIKPTQTDKDDKTVILYASNKDEQHSYLKAAKDKGYEVLLLDSPIVSHLMQKLETSKEKVSFARVDADHVDNLIKKEEDQISKLSDDEKEELKTSITEAIDNSNFTVQVEPMSSDAAPFIITQPEFMRRMKEMQATGGGGGMMGFGNMPDMYNLVVNANHELVQEIFSTKTKKKKDRLIQQSFDLARLSQGLLKGEALTQFVNRSYELIK; encoded by the coding sequence ATGTCACAACAAGGAAAAATTAATGTTGCTGTAGAGAACATCTTCCCATTAATCAAGAAGTTCCTGTATAGCGATCACGAGATTTTTTTAAGAGAATTGATATCCAATGCGACCGATGCTACACTAAAATTGAAGCACCTAGCCAGCATAGGCGAGGCGAGTGTAGAGTTGGGCGACCAGCAAATTGAAGTGAAGATCGATAAGGACGGCAAGAAGCTGCATATTATTGATCAAGGTATAGGTATGACCGAGGATGAGGTGCAGAAGTACATCAATGAGGTGGCCTTTTCTGGAGCTGAGGAATTTCTAGAGAAATATAAAGATACGGCTAGCGATAGTGGTATTATTGGTCACTTTGGTCTTGGGTTTTATAGTGCCTTTATGGTGGCTGATAAGGTTGAGATCATGACCAAATCATATAAGGACGAGCCAGCAGTGCACTGGAGCTGTGATGGATCACCTAACTATACGATCGAGGCGGCAGATAAGAAAGACTTTGGTACCGAGATCATTTTGCACATCTCTGACGATGAGCAAGAGTTTCTAGAAGAAAGCCGCATACGTGAGCTATTGGTCAAGTACAATAAGTTCATGCCAGTGCCTATCAAATTTGGTACGAAGACTATCACGCTAGACAAGCCAGAAGACGCCAAAGAAGATGATCCAGCACCGACTGAAGAAGTCGATAATATCATCAATAATCCTAATCCAGCATGGACCAAGCAGCCTAGCGAGCTAGAAGACAAGGATTATAAGGAGTTTTATATAGAGTTGTACCCAATGCAATTTGAGGAGCCTCTCTTTAATATTCACCTGAATGTAGATTATCCATTCAACTTGACGGGTATCCTGTATTTCCCAAAAATGACACAGGACCTAAACGTGCAAAAGGATCGCATCCAGCTGTATCAAAATCAAGTGTTTGTAACGGATAATGTGGAAGGAATCGTACCAGAATTCCTGACTATGCTGCGTGGAGTCATCGACAGTCCAGATATACCACTGAATGTTTCTCGTTCTTATCTGCAAGCTGATGGTGCTGTTAAGAAAATATCCAGCTACATCACCCGTAAAGTAGCAGATAAGCTCAAGTCCTTATTCAACGAAGACCGCAAGGCTTTTGAAGAAAAGTGGAACGATATCAAGATCGTCATCGAGTACGGTATGTTGAGTGAGGAGAAATTCTTTGAGAAGAGCGATGCCTTTGCATTATATCCTACGGTCGATGGTACTTATTACACCTGGAGTGAGTTGATGGACAAGATCAAACCTACTCAAACTGATAAGGATGATAAGACGGTCATATTATATGCATCTAACAAGGACGAGCAGCACAGCTACTTGAAAGCTGCTAAAGACAAAGGTTATGAAGTTTTATTGTTAGACTCGCCGATCGTGAGCCACTTGATGCAAAAGCTAGAAACCTCTAAAGAGAAAGTAAGCTTTGCCCGTGTGGATGCAGATCATGTAGATAATTTGATTAAGAAAGAAGAAGATCAAATATCAAAGTTGTCTGATGACGAGAAGGAAGAATTGAAAACCAGTATCACAGAAGCTATAGACAACAGCAACTTCACTGTTCAAGTAGAACCTATGAGCAGTGATGCAGCGCCATTCATCATCACACAACCAGAGTTCATGCGTCGCATGAAAGAGATGCAGGCAACTGGTGGCGGTGGCGGCATGATGGGCTTTGGTAACATGCCAGACATGTACAATCTTGTAGTCAATGCAAACCATGAGTTGGTTCAAGAGATATTTAGTACTAAAACGAAGAAGAAAAAGGATCGATTGATCCAGCAATCTTTTGATTTGGCCAGGTTATCCCAAGGACTTTTAAAAGGTGAAGCGTTGACTCAATTTGTCAACAGAAGTTATGAGTTGATCAAGTAG
- a CDS encoding DEAD/DEAH box helicase yields the protein MTFSDLKLDGAFISQLEKDNFPNPTPIQQQAIPPILDGKDVLGIAKTGSGKTIAYALPLLQRLHGKKSANREIAALVMVPTRELAVQVSDALIHFSKAMKQPLITMPVYGGVSINPQMMIINSVDILVATPGRLLELVEKNAVSLKKTEILVLDEADKMLSMGFKDEMDKVLDHLPSKKQSLLFSATFTEKVSLVIQRMGIDPVVINVQVPEEDLSLIKQLGYRVTPEKKGVLLRHLIEQHDMKQVMIFCSSTYQVEHVNDKLNTNGIKSKAIHGKKAQGTRQGHLNDFKNYAETGVRCLVTTDLLSRGIDIEFLPYVINYELPRSPKDYIHRIGRTGRAENPGTVINLVTPDESHHMRVIQKKTKMKVWMEDLPEWNS from the coding sequence ATGACTTTTAGCGATTTAAAGCTTGACGGCGCGTTCATTAGCCAACTTGAAAAGGATAATTTCCCTAATCCAACACCTATCCAACAACAGGCGATACCGCCTATTCTTGATGGAAAGGACGTGCTGGGAATTGCTAAAACTGGTTCGGGAAAAACGATTGCCTATGCCCTACCGCTTTTGCAACGATTGCATGGCAAAAAATCGGCAAACAGAGAAATAGCTGCGCTGGTGATGGTTCCAACTAGAGAGCTTGCCGTCCAAGTAAGTGATGCGCTAATTCATTTCTCAAAAGCGATGAAGCAACCACTCATTACCATGCCTGTTTATGGTGGTGTGAGTATCAATCCGCAAATGATGATTATCAATAGTGTGGATATTCTAGTTGCCACGCCAGGCCGTTTGTTGGAATTGGTAGAGAAAAACGCGGTAAGTCTTAAGAAAACTGAGATTCTTGTTTTGGATGAAGCCGACAAAATGCTATCCATGGGTTTCAAGGATGAGATGGATAAGGTTCTGGACCACTTACCATCAAAAAAGCAATCCTTATTATTTTCTGCCACCTTTACAGAAAAAGTATCGCTGGTTATTCAGCGCATGGGAATTGATCCAGTCGTCATCAACGTTCAAGTACCTGAAGAGGACCTATCACTGATCAAGCAATTAGGCTACCGAGTAACACCTGAAAAGAAAGGTGTATTACTCAGGCATTTAATTGAGCAGCACGACATGAAACAGGTCATGATATTTTGTTCATCTACTTATCAAGTAGAACACGTGAATGACAAACTCAACACTAACGGAATCAAATCCAAAGCCATTCACGGTAAGAAAGCGCAAGGAACACGACAAGGTCATTTAAATGACTTTAAAAACTATGCAGAAACTGGTGTGCGCTGTCTAGTAACGACAGATCTGCTATCTCGTGGTATTGACATTGAGTTCTTGCCTTACGTCATAAACTATGAATTGCCTCGATCACCAAAAGATTACATTCACCGCATAGGCCGCACAGGTCGTGCCGAGAATCCAGGAACGGTTATCAATCTAGTAACGCCGGATGAATCCCACCATATGCGTGTCATCCAGAAAAAAACCAAAATGAAAGTCTGGATGGAAGATTTACCAGAGTGGAACAGCTAA